The following are encoded together in the Bombus affinis isolate iyBomAffi1 chromosome 6, iyBomAffi1.2, whole genome shotgun sequence genome:
- the LOC126917489 gene encoding uncharacterized protein LOC126917489 produces the protein MSKSRRYNKTLNKIININEDCSVDTSEEDQYELGQSEDDSESSVCIESEEIEESSDNAEESFLYRNKKRMRIFSSSDSEDEKTSIPSTSRNVMDEVEIAVDGTQWIKLKAGGSRGRTPIRMIFKDIAGSTGYAKRNIMLDCVISAFELIIDKNIMKHIKDCTETKARRVLNQDWTVTVAELHSFLGILYARGAYESRSLKASYLWSKKWGPTFFANTMHRDKFTEILRFIRFDKKNQRSERLQTDKFALISEI, from the coding sequence ATGAGTAAATCCAGGAGATATAATAAGACATTGAACAAAATTATCAACATCAACGAAGATTGTTCTGTGGATACCTCCGAAGAAGATCAGTATGAATTAGGCCAAAGCGAAGACGACAGCGAAAGTTCTGTATGCATTGAAAGTGAAGAGATAGAGGAATCTTCGGACAATGCAGAGGAAAGCTTCTTGTATCGTAACAAGAAAAGAATGCGTATTTTTTCTAGTTCTGACTCCGAGGATGAGAAGACGAGCATTCCAAGCACATCTCGAAATGTAATGGATGAAGTTGAAATTGCAGTTGACGGGACACAGTGGATAAAATTGAAAGCAGGCGGATCTAGGGGTAGGACGCCCATTCGTATGATATTCAAGGATATCGCAGGATCTACTGGCTATGCTAAGAGAAATATCATGTTGGATTGTGTAATTAGTGCTTTCGAATTAATAATTGACAAAAACATAATGAAACACATAAAAGATTGCACTGAAACCAAAGCACGCCGAGTTTTGAATCAAGACTGGACAGTCACAGTTGCTGAGTTACATAGTTTTCTAGGAATTCTATATGCTCGGGGTGCATATGAATCGAGATCATTGAAAGCTTCTTATCTATGGTCGAAAAAATGGGGACCCACTTTCTTCGCAAACACAATGCACAGAGATAAATTTACAGAAATTCTGAGATTCATACGTTTTGACAAAAAAAATCAACGAtccgaaagattacaaacagaCAAATTTGCACTGATATCTGAAATATAG